Proteins encoded by one window of Arachis ipaensis cultivar K30076 chromosome B04, Araip1.1, whole genome shotgun sequence:
- the LOC107639426 gene encoding protein translocase subunit SecA, chloroplastic-like isoform X2 translates to MESFQSDSLSKQLKEAGIPHEVLNAKPENVEREAEIVAQSGRLGAVTIATNMAGRGTDIILGGNADFMARLLKLREILMPRVVKPDDGVYVSIKKPLPKKTWKVNEKLFPCQLSTKNTELAEKAVQLAVKTWGQRSLTELEAEECLSYSCEKGPAQDEVIAELRNAFLEIVKEYKVFTEEKRKKVVAAGGLHIVGTERHESRRIDNQLLCRVIDH, encoded by the exons ATGGAGTCATTTCAGAGCGATTCTTTGTCAAAGCAATTGAAAGAAGCTGGAATTCCACATGAG GTTCTTAATGCAAAACCAGAAAATGTTGAGAGGGAAGCAGAGATTGTAGCTCAGAGTGGTCGGCTTGGGGCCGTGACAATTGCTACCAACATGGCTGGTCGTGGGACAGATATAATTCTTGGCGGTAATGCTGATTTTATGGCAAGATTATTAAAGCTTCGTGAGATACTGATGCCTAG AGTTGTCAAGCCAGATGATGGAGTCTATGTATCAATAAAGAAACCTCTTCCCAAAAAGACTTGGAAG GTGAATGAAAAGTTGTTCCCATGCCAACTATCAACTAAAAATACTGAGTTAGCTGAGAAGGCGGTGCAGTTAGCAGTTAAAACATGGGGCCAGAGATCATTAACTGAGCTTGAAGCAGAGGAGTGCCTATCCTATTCATGTGAGAAG GGACCTGCTCAAGATGAAGTCATTGCTGAGCTGAGAAATGCATTTCTAGAAATTGTTAAGGAATATAAAGTCTTTACTGAGGAAAAGAGGAAGAAG GTTGTGGCAGCTGGTGGACTGCATATAGTTGGCACAGAGCGCCATGAGTCCCGGAGAATTGATAATCAG CTGCTGTGCAGGGTCATTGATCACTAG
- the LOC107639426 gene encoding protein translocase subunit SecA, chloroplastic-like isoform X1 → MESFQSDSLSKQLKEAGIPHEVLNAKPENVEREAEIVAQSGRLGAVTIATNMAGRGTDIILGGNADFMARLLKLREILMPRVVKPDDGVYVSIKKPLPKKTWKVNEKLFPCQLSTKNTELAEKAVQLAVKTWGQRSLTELEAEECLSYSCEKGPAQDEVIAELRNAFLEIVKEYKVFTEEKRKKVVAAGGLHIVGTERHESRRIDNQGLMRAFRVEDLPIESKMLTKALDKAQRKVENYFFDIRKQLFEYDEVLNSKRDHVYTERRRALESEYLQSHLIEYAELTMSDIIEANIG, encoded by the exons ATGGAGTCATTTCAGAGCGATTCTTTGTCAAAGCAATTGAAAGAAGCTGGAATTCCACATGAG GTTCTTAATGCAAAACCAGAAAATGTTGAGAGGGAAGCAGAGATTGTAGCTCAGAGTGGTCGGCTTGGGGCCGTGACAATTGCTACCAACATGGCTGGTCGTGGGACAGATATAATTCTTGGCGGTAATGCTGATTTTATGGCAAGATTATTAAAGCTTCGTGAGATACTGATGCCTAG AGTTGTCAAGCCAGATGATGGAGTCTATGTATCAATAAAGAAACCTCTTCCCAAAAAGACTTGGAAG GTGAATGAAAAGTTGTTCCCATGCCAACTATCAACTAAAAATACTGAGTTAGCTGAGAAGGCGGTGCAGTTAGCAGTTAAAACATGGGGCCAGAGATCATTAACTGAGCTTGAAGCAGAGGAGTGCCTATCCTATTCATGTGAGAAG GGACCTGCTCAAGATGAAGTCATTGCTGAGCTGAGAAATGCATTTCTAGAAATTGTTAAGGAATATAAAGTCTTTACTGAGGAAAAGAGGAAGAAG GTTGTGGCAGCTGGTGGACTGCATATAGTTGGCACAGAGCGCCATGAGTCCCGGAGAATTGATAATCAG GGTCTCATGCGAGCTTTCAGAGTTGAGGACCTACCTATTGAGTCAAAGATGTTGACTAAAGCATTAGATAAAGCCCAAAGGAAAGTGGAGAACTACTTCTTTGACATTCGGAAACAGTTGTTTGAGTATGATGAAGTGCTAAACAGCAAAAGAGATCATGTTTATACAGAGAGAAGACGAGCACTTGAATCTGAGTATCTTCAGTCTCATCTTATTGAATATGCTGAATTGACAATGAGTGATATTATAGAG gCAAATATTGGTTAG